From the Ignavibacteria bacterium genome, the window GATGAAGCAAGTGCTTCACACCTTGCCGCTGTACGAGCACTCTTGGATGTGGCAGGTGTAAAGTATGTCATGAATCCGTTGCTCGTGCGCGGTCTTGACTACTACAATCACACAGTGTTCGAGTTCACGACCAACGAGCTTGGGACACAGAACGCCATCGGTGGCGGAGGGCGCTATGATCCGCTGTTCACCATGCTTGGCGGCGGAGAGGTGCCGGCCGTAGGATTCTCCATCGGCATTGAGCGACTCTTGTTGCTTCTTGAAGCGGAGCAGGGCGGCTGGGGTGAAGAGGCCGTTAACGGCGTCTACGTTTGTGCCGTTGGCGATGCAGCGCTTTTGCCGGTGCACACCATAGCCTTGCGACTTCGCAAGCGAGGCCTGCATGTTGTTACGGACCTTCTGCGCAGATCTGTGAAGGCACAGATGAAGGATGCTAATCGAGAGCGTGTGCGTTGGGTAGTGATGATCGGAGACGATGAACTGGCGCAGGGCACAGCCGTTGTGAAGAACATGGAAACGGGTGAACAGCAGGTTGTACACCAACATGAACTCGAATCCGTTCTTCTTTGACCATGAACGACGCACGCATTGAACCCGTTATCGATCACGAATTCGTGGTCGCACTCGCCCGCGAAACAGAGCCCGATACAGATCGTACTCTCCTCGCTATTCGCGTGCGGACAGTTCGAGAGTTCACGTCGTTTGGATACGAGATAGGGTTGACGAATCGTTCAGCCCCCTCAAAAAAAGAGTATGGTGTGGAGATCGGCGGACTGTCACTTCCACGTGTTACCATGCCTGTTACCGGCGGTGCACGGTCAAGCGTCCTTGTTGCGATGCCTGCGGACGGCACCTACGAACTGGTGATTCACAAGCGCAGCAAGCAGGGGCTGGCCCGATTCACGGTCAAGGGCGGAATCCCGATCGGTATCGACGATGTAGGGGGCGATCCATTCGTTCGATTTGAGATCGACGCTACATGAATCTCGGCCAGAAGGTTGGGCGAGCCGATAGAGTTCGCATCTGGCGAGCCAGCGTCACGAAATGGCAGCTGAAGGTCTTCCTTACCGTCCTTGGTCTGGGCATCATGGGTGCGGTGTTGTATTACACCAAGACGCTCGTTGATGAACTCGTTGCAAATGAGAAGCGCACCGTTGAGCTGTATGCGAGCCTGCTTGCACGATCGTATCAATCAACGAATGACGAAGACCTGCTGTTCTATGTGGACATGACGTATTCGTCCATCCACTTCCCGGTGATCTTTGCTGACAGAAATGATGACCCGGTGTATCCCTATCAGCAGTTCATGATGAATGTTGACATGGATACAACGTTATCCGTTCAGCAGCAGAAGGAATGGCTCAGAGCCTACATCCAAGAAATGAAGCGCGAGTATCCGCCGTTTGAAATGGTGGATCCAACAGGCAAGGTGGTGCAACGGATGTTCTACACCAACTCGGCCATCGTACGCAGACTTCGCTACATGCCCTTTGTGGAGATCCTGATCGTAGCCGCCTTCATCTTGGTTGGATACGTTGCCTTCTCCACCATCCGACGCAACGAAGAGTCGAACATCTGGGTAGGCATGGCCAAGGAAGCCGCCCACCAGCTGGGAACGCCCCTTTCCAGCATGCTTGCGTGGCTAGAGATCCTACGGATGGAGAGACATGACCCGCATCGGGTGGAGGAGACATCGCGCGAGATGGAGCGAGATGTAGAGAGACTCAACGTGATCGCGAACCGGTTTGCGAAGATCGGTTCGCAGCCGAAGCTGGAGACCGTTGCACTCGGACCCGTGATCGAACATGTGTGCACATATTTTGAGACACGGCTCCCAAATCTTGGTCGGAAGGTGAGCATCTCTAGGAATCTCGATGCAGCGCTCACGGCAAGCATCAGCATTGAACTTTTTGAGTGGGTGATCGAGAACCTCATCAAGAATGCCGTTGAGGCTATTGAGAGGCATGACGGACTCATTGAGATCACTCTTCGGAAGAAGATCAAAGGTCAGGGCGTACTTGTGGTGGTTCGTGACAACGGGAAAGGCATGACCCGTCAGATCGCCTCCCGTATCTTTCAGCCAGGGTACACCACTAAAAAACGCGGATGGGGTCTAGGTCTGTCCCTTTCGCGCCGGATCATCGAAGACTATCATGGTGGGCGTCTGTTTGTTCGAGAGACGCAGCCTGGACACGGAACCACCTTCTGGATCGAGCTGCCGTAGCATGAACACCCGTCCTGAACCATCGAATATCGACTGGCTCATTCTCTTGCCGATCGCCGGCTTGCTGATGTTCAGCATTGCCTTTGTGTATTCGGCCAGTGCGTCCTTTGCCGACGTCAAGTTCGGGTCGAGCGAAGAGCTCGTATGGAACCATGCCATCCGTGTGCTCGTCGGTCTTACGCTCATGATCGTCTTTGCCAAGATCGACTACCGCGTGTGGCAGGGGACGTCGGCAACTGTCCTGCTGGTTGCCATAGGGTTCCTGCTCATGGTCCTTGTGATGGGAACCGAGATCAAGGGCGCTAGCCGATGGGTAAAGCTCGGCCCTGTGAACTTCCAACCCTCGGAGCTAGCCAAGTTCGCACTCGTCATTCACACAGCCGCTCTTTTGAGTACCAATCGCAGTACTCTGAGAACTTGGAAGAAGGGCATCCTTCCCATCATGGTCTGGGTTCTTCCCGTCTGTATCCTCATAGCCCTGCAACCCAACCTATCCACGGCAAGTGTGATCTTCCTCATTGTTATGGTGATGATGTTCTTGGCCGACGTGGATATCAAACATCTGCTCATTATTGTTGGTACGGGGCTCCTTGTTGCCAGTGCCTATGCTGTTACGGCAGAATACCGACTTAAGAGGCTCGTGGCCTTTTTTGGCGGAGGCACAGGGGATGAGCCCGTGCGGTACCAGCTCGACCAAGCCTTGATCGCCTTTGGGAACGGAGGGATCACTGGTGTTGGGCCGGGGCAGAGCCGACAGCGCGATTGGTTTCTGCCGGAATCCTACGGCGACTTCATTTTCAGCATTGTTGGAGAGGAATACGGCTTTCTTGGCGTGAGCCTCTTGGTTTCCGCCTTTGTGCTCATCATGTGGCGCGGCTACACTGTGGCAAAAAAGGCACCCGACGCATTCGGGCGGCTTCTCGCGGCCGGGATCACAACCACCTTGGCTATTTATGCCTTTGTGAACGCCGGCGTTACCTGTGGTGTGTTGCCTACGACCGGACTCCCCATGCCCTTCATTTCCTATGGCGGTTCCAGCGTGTTCTTCAGCGCTATCGCCGTAGGGATTCTACTGAACGTTTCGTCGCAGGCTGGGGTATATCGCAGACGAAATACACGCCCCCTGACCGAATGACCCTAATCCGTCGAGGGTTTTTTTGTATTATCGGACTCCAATGCAACACGCCATTAAGAAGCTTTATCATTCCATCACCGAGGCCGCCAAGATCATCGGTGAGGAGCAGCACGTTCTCCGTTACTGGGAGCGTGAGTTTTCTCAGTTGAGACCGCAGAAGAACCGGGCAGGGAATCGTGTGTACACACGTCGGGATCTTGCCGTTCTGCGCGTTATCAAACGACTGTTGCGAGACGAGCGGTATACTGTGGCTGGTGCAAAAGAATATCTCAAGCAGCAAGGGTTGCCTGAGGAAGTGGAGAACATCATCGAGGAAGCCGTACCGGTTGAGGCCGTTTCGGTAGAACGTCCTGCAAAGGCGTTGGGACAAGACGTGGTTCTCGAATTGCGCGCCATCGCAAGCGATCTGCGCATGAGAGTTGCCACATCATGATCACGGGGCGAATCATTCATCTAATGGGTTGAGGATACGATGCGAATGCTACGATCGGGAGTTCTCGTGCTCGCTGCAACAGCCGTTTGTACGGTTGGCGCTTGGGCACAACAACGCTCCTACACCGCCACAACAGTCGGAAAGCATGCCGACGAAGTGCTCGGTGTTTTTGTGAATGATGCGAACACCATGGTCGCCACGTGCAGCCTTGACGAAACCGTCAAGCTCTGGTCCCTCCCCGATGGGAAGGAACTGCGCACACTCACGGGGCACACCGCACAAGTGAACAACATCTCCTTCTCCGGTGATGACAAGTCGCTCGTGAGTGCCAGCAATGACCGCACCATTCGTGTGTGGGACGTTGAGTCCGGCAAGCAGACACAATTGCTACGTGGTCATACCGCTGAAGTGATCGGCGTGTATTTCAATCCTATCGAAGGAAGCTCGCTTGTAGCCAGCACGTCGTTCGATAAGACCGTAAAGATCTGGGATGCCAAGATCGGCGTCGAGGCCAAGACCCTCCGCGGTCACACGATGCAGACCAACAACGTTGCATATTCCTACGACGGGCGATTCATCGCTTCGTGCTCGGATGACCGCACGGTGAAGATCTGGTCCACGGACCTTTCGAAGAAGGATCCGATCATGACACTTACTGCGCATCAAGCACCTGTGCTTGTTGCTTTGTATTCTTTTGACTCAAAGTATCTCGCTACTGCCGATCAAAATGGTGTAGTGAAGATCTGGGCAATGCCTTCGGGAGACCTTGTTCGTTCGATCAATGCCCACCTTGACCTCGTTCAAGACGTGGCATTTGCCGAAGAC encodes:
- a CDS encoding HAMP domain-containing histidine kinase; this encodes MNLGQKVGRADRVRIWRASVTKWQLKVFLTVLGLGIMGAVLYYTKTLVDELVANEKRTVELYASLLARSYQSTNDEDLLFYVDMTYSSIHFPVIFADRNDDPVYPYQQFMMNVDMDTTLSVQQQKEWLRAYIQEMKREYPPFEMVDPTGKVVQRMFYTNSAIVRRLRYMPFVEILIVAAFILVGYVAFSTIRRNEESNIWVGMAKEAAHQLGTPLSSMLAWLEILRMERHDPHRVEETSREMERDVERLNVIANRFAKIGSQPKLETVALGPVIEHVCTYFETRLPNLGRKVSISRNLDAALTASISIELFEWVIENLIKNAVEAIERHDGLIEITLRKKIKGQGVLVVVRDNGKGMTRQIASRIFQPGYTTKKRGWGLGLSLSRRIIEDYHGGRLFVRETQPGHGTTFWIELP
- the ftsW gene encoding putative lipid II flippase FtsW, which gives rise to MNTRPEPSNIDWLILLPIAGLLMFSIAFVYSASASFADVKFGSSEELVWNHAIRVLVGLTLMIVFAKIDYRVWQGTSATVLLVAIGFLLMVLVMGTEIKGASRWVKLGPVNFQPSELAKFALVIHTAALLSTNRSTLRTWKKGILPIMVWVLPVCILIALQPNLSTASVIFLIVMVMMFLADVDIKHLLIIVGTGLLVASAYAVTAEYRLKRLVAFFGGGTGDEPVRYQLDQALIAFGNGGITGVGPGQSRQRDWFLPESYGDFIFSIVGEEYGFLGVSLLVSAFVLIMWRGYTVAKKAPDAFGRLLAAGITTTLAIYAFVNAGVTCGVLPTTGLPMPFISYGGSSVFFSAIAVGILLNVSSQAGVYRRRNTRPLTE
- a CDS encoding MerR family transcriptional regulator; translated protein: MQHAIKKLYHSITEAAKIIGEEQHVLRYWEREFSQLRPQKNRAGNRVYTRRDLAVLRVIKRLLRDERYTVAGAKEYLKQQGLPEEVENIIEEAVPVEAVSVERPAKALGQDVVLELRAIASDLRMRVATS
- a CDS encoding WD40 repeat domain-containing protein, coding for MLRSGVLVLAATAVCTVGAWAQQRSYTATTVGKHADEVLGVFVNDANTMVATCSLDETVKLWSLPDGKELRTLTGHTAQVNNISFSGDDKSLVSASNDRTIRVWDVESGKQTQLLRGHTAEVIGVYFNPIEGSSLVASTSFDKTVKIWDAKIGVEAKTLRGHTMQTNNVAYSYDGRFIASCSDDRTVKIWSTDLSKKDPIMTLTAHQAPVLVALYSFDSKYLATADQNGVVKIWAMPSGDLVRSINAHLDLVQDVAFAEDNKTLVTGSLDKTVKMWDITTGQNLMMSNVGVEVWSLDVTSNAGLIVLGCADGTVRMLKEAGTEAGRSNRGGGR